The genomic region ATTTTTAGGCATTTTCTTGGAGAAGATCTTGATAAACTTCGTCTGAAAGAATTGGCACGTCTCGAGAAACAGCTTGACAGAACTCTTTCACGAGCTAGACAAAGAAAGGTATAACAATACTATAGCATGCATGTATTTGTATGTGTACTTTATGTATGTGTGTGTAAAGTGTTGTTAGTCGTCTGACATGTTATGTTTGCTAGAAATGTCTTGCAAATTTACATTATATAATTGTTTTCGAGTCTGTTTGGTCAGCTAAAATGGAGTGAAGGGTTATTAGTACTAGCTGTGATCAGTGCATTGAATTGATCAAGACCTAGGTTAGTACAGGGGAGTTGGAGGAAACTTGGCTTTTCAATTCCCTTCTTTTACTAAGGTCGTGTAGAGTTAAAAGTTTACAGAAGATATGTGATCAGCGGTCCTTTTCTGGTTTATATATGCAGACGCAGATGATGTTAGATCAATTAGAAGCACTACGCAGAAAGGTACGTAAATGCAAGATAATATTCATACCATATTGTCAATAAATTTAATCAACAGGGCATGTCTTGCTCAGACTTGTTATACTTCTATATATGTATGTATTGGTGTGAGACATTCCATCGATCTAAAGTTTCCATATATGATTGAGCTTCGTACGAACAAAATTACCATAGCTTAGTTCTAATAAGAAAAACAAACATTGATTCTCCAGCTAGCAGCTTAGTACATACAAAAACATTCTTGCGTGCTAGTTTTCCAAATCAAATTTACTATTCTATTCTTTCTTCTTCTTTTTTCTCTATTTTTTTTTTCGAAATTTTTCCAAATATAGCTTTGTGCATATAGTTCTTCACTCATGCTGGAAGTGCAATAAAACATTTTGCATCAGAGGTTTGAAAACAGGAAAATAGTTTATATCTCCATATTTGATTTTTATTTTTAATATTTTCATGTTTTTTGGTAAGTGCAGAACTGGTGAAGAGTTCCACTACACCGGCATGAAAGAAGGGGCTAATTAGAAATGGAATTATACATATAGATCCTTCATTTTCTAATTTGACCACATTTAATAATGTTAGTTTTTATAAAATGACAGGAGAGTGATCTTGAAGAGATCAATAAGCAGCTCAAATCTGAGGTACTTCTGGTATATGAAATCTGTGTGTGTGTCTATGTGTGCGTCATTGAGCATGTGTGATAATATAGCTTCTGGTATATGAAAATTTTTGGTTGTTTATGATATTTTTCAGCTTGAAGAAAGGGAAAAACATGATGACAATACTGATGAGGAGGATGATGATGAAGCATTAATTCATGATCGTCCGGGAGGAGAGCCTACTGTAGCTGCTGGAGCTTCTCAGAAGAACATTTCTACTAAAACGCCCTCTGCAAATGCTAATCAAGAGCCTACATTATGCTTATGAAGCTGGTAAAGATCCTCCTTTTTTGAATTTGGAACTTCTCACCTTGATTAACACTAACCCTAGATATTTATTCCATTTTGAAACATGAACAGTTCGGGTGTGATTCTGCAGCTGCAACCAATTAGGGCTGTGGCAATATGGCATCCCTGAAATTATATCATGTATTATATCCTCGAGCAATGCATGTAGGTATGTAATGTTATCAATAAGGGCTTCCTGGCGTTTTAATTAGAGTTGGATCAAATCAATTTATAAGGGATCAAGACACTGTACTTATTAATTTGTAAACTAGCTAGTCCGGACCGGAAAAAATAAAATCTGTACACTAGAAACAGTATGTTATTGGATTTCATCATATGGCTGTCATGACCTGGCTAGGTTAGCTAGGTGCGACTTGGGTCATTCCAGTTTGTCTCAGTTCATAGCATTCTGGTCAAGAACTTAATTAGTTATAGTGTAAAGAAAGCCAAAACGTGAGGATATGTTCTATATATATGGTCTATCTTGCATTTTATCTATACCTAAATTTTATTCGAATGAATGAGATGGAGTTATAAAATAGCTTTTCCAAAAAATTGTTCCCACTTTGAGCAATGTTTTCAAAAGATGGAGTAGGCAAAAGTTGTCTGTCTCAAAGTTTCGTATATAATAAAAACCCATCTCATTCGAACCCAATGGTACGCATGGTGCCACGAAGATTGTGCACCGAAATTTACATCCACGAACGAATATAATTCCTCCATTCAGAATTTGATTAATGATCCTCTAACGTTAGTAGGTTTCTCTTAGATCTCTGTCCATTTTGATAGAAAAAAATATAAAATAATTCAGAAATTCGATACGAGCAGTTAGTGTATATGCATGATTCAGACTGCAACACACACCTTGCTTCAGCATAGTGATCATTGTCATGGCAATATTAATGAGGAATATGGTCTTGAATGTTCTATTTTGACGTTTAAATATGATCGATCTTCTTTTCAAAGTATAAGGTCACCTATTATATAGTTATGATCGAGGGTTTGTGACTTTGTGTGACACCAGAATTTTCATCTCGGCTCTAACCTCTTAGGTAATTTTCATTATCAATTGGATCATATCGGCCCTAACCTATTAGGTTTAGGCATCATCTTCTTAGGTCTAGAAAAGAAGATTAGAAAGAGGAATTCCTTCATTTGAGTATGAACGTATACAAGGTCAAACATTTTGTTTTTAATTTTATGAGTACTATGAACTACGAAGGTCATCACTATATACCAGTTGAAAAGGAGTACTACGTAACCAGTAAACACATTTCTTAATTATCTGATAGAGTGAAAGTTTTGCATAAGTTGGAACTTTGAAGAAGACAGATCGAGTTGATGACTGTGTTGAGATATATATCTCACATCGGGAAAAATAGGACATTGCTTGTGGTTTATAAGGGTTTGGGACTTCATCCATTGTCAATTGGTTTTGGATGTGAACCCCAGACTACCCACGTCCACGTGTGAAGCCCAAATGCCACACGAATTCCACGTCACCCCAAATGTTGTCCACGTGTTAGGCTTGAAGATTCGCCACACGTGCGGGGGCGACGATAAAGTAGTATGGGGTTCACATCCAAAACCAATTGACAATGAATGAAGTGACCCAAACCCTTATAAACCACATGCAATGTCTTATTTTTTCCGACGTGGGATATATATCTCAACAGACTGGGTGACCTTATCAAACATTCAAACATGCAAATATGCAATCATTTAAAATGGCCGGCACTCCACCGGTCGTTACCTATAAAATCCCAAAACTAGATAAATTGGTGATAACCTTACCTAATATAAGACTATAAGTCATCATTCTGGGGAGGTAAACAAAGTGCCCAATTAAGTAAGGAATCAATTAACTAATTATTTTGATAGAGACCTGCGTAATAAAGTAGCCGGAAATATGTATTCGAGTTTTTTCAGAAACCCATTTGAGGAAGCAAAGAATAAGACGATCACTGCTTTTTGTTTTCGTTTTTTTGTTTTTCCTTCCTTTTATTCTGAAAGTCTAAAACGTAACCAAATTGCATGCTTGAAAAGCTGTATATTGTAGACCACGTACAATAGGAATTATTTGGAAGAAAAAGGTATAACTAAAAATAGGTTGCAACTGAGGATACCCCCCTTGATCCTTCACACTGAGAAGTGAGAACCCAGTACAGTTGATAATGTTCAAACCCCTACATATTGTTGGGCAACATCTATGCATGATCTATTCATTGTTTGTCTACAATGGCAGCTTCACCACACCACTGAACCTAGCTCAGCGTCATCGAGCATCATGTATATATGCTTCATGCAAAAACATGTGCATATTTAGCTCAAGGTACCTCAGATACCTTACCCCCCCCCCCCCCCCCCCCCCCCCAACCCGAAAATATATACCATCTGCAATCAAATGATACTCCATTCCATCATTTAAGAAATGGAAACGGATTCTCTGGTGAACTTGTTTGTGCTTGTTTCACTGTTCCGGCCGCGATCATGGTGTGAAAAATCAAAGGGGTTCATATACATTAGATCACAGACACATGCTAGCTAGGTCATTACGGAAATCAAAGAAAAGGAGTTTCAATCATATGGATTATATAGGTTGTATGTACTTGTAAAGGAAGCAAATCCAGAATCCTTTGGTGTTTTCCTTCTAGACATGCACATGTCAAAATTATATAATCCACGGGGACCAAACTAAGTTTTTGAACGTACAATTGATTCAGTTGCATATCTTAGACAATTCTAATCAGTCTTTTCCTTTAGTTCATTGGTAAAAGAGTCAAAATTATATTGAGATGTTGCTGCAGATAAGTTGTACAGCTCAATTTGGCCAAAGAAAGAAAGATTAGTAAACCATATATATGAAGATACA from Fragaria vesca subsp. vesca linkage group LG3, FraVesHawaii_1.0, whole genome shotgun sequence harbors:
- the LOC101300321 gene encoding MADS-box transcription factor 6-like — translated: MGRGKVVMKRIENKINRQVTFTKRRLGLFKKAQELSVLCDAQVALIVSSSRGKLFDFASTNDVNEILNRYQCCYSSQDNAAESETQNSYQEVSRLKVRYESLQSWQRHFLGEDLDKLRLKELARLEKQLDRTLSRARQRKTQMMLDQLEALRRKESDLEEINKQLKSELEEREKHDDNTDEEDDDEALIHDRPGGEPTVAAGASQKNISTKTPSANANQEPTLCL